In one window of Lewinella sp. 4G2 DNA:
- a CDS encoding SMP-30/gluconolactonase/LRE family protein: MSKPLFFVADAHEGPVWVAQQCRLYFTTKTHLDTYQRVDIMYLDFSQFGVCSEQELWADLPETAPLQIEAKLFYHDANMANSMCLSADGRALIVAEQGDKNRPSVISRIALADKTRSVLVDGFDGQPFNSLNKVILDQEGKLIISDPDYGFRQDFRPPPVLEPNIYSACPDGGLNCFRCNLEMPHGLALSPDEKYLFVTDTSNDGAHGDSIELKRRKSVWRFAYNAETGEISGEGKCCFAVAKGVPDGAVFAGEHLLVGGGDGVYVANQQGELLGKIPTEKTAVNVALAAEGKHLFVTADDGVYLFRNWINHLETEDSKNETASTGASKLQLADS; encoded by the coding sequence ATGAGCAAGCCACTATTTTTCGTCGCCGATGCCCACGAAGGCCCGGTGTGGGTAGCCCAGCAGTGCCGGCTATACTTTACTACGAAAACCCACCTCGACACCTATCAGCGAGTGGACATTATGTACCTGGATTTCTCCCAGTTCGGCGTCTGTTCGGAGCAGGAGTTGTGGGCGGATTTGCCGGAGACTGCTCCCCTGCAAATTGAAGCTAAACTTTTCTACCACGACGCTAACATGGCAAACAGTATGTGCCTCTCCGCGGATGGGCGAGCGCTGATCGTAGCCGAGCAAGGCGATAAAAATCGGCCTTCCGTAATTAGCCGCATTGCGTTGGCGGACAAGACCCGTTCTGTGTTAGTTGATGGATTTGACGGTCAACCATTCAACTCACTGAATAAGGTCATACTTGATCAAGAAGGGAAACTGATCATCAGCGATCCGGATTACGGTTTTCGCCAGGACTTTCGGCCACCGCCAGTCCTGGAACCAAATATCTATTCCGCCTGCCCTGATGGAGGTTTAAACTGCTTCCGTTGCAACTTGGAGATGCCACACGGCCTGGCCCTCAGCCCCGATGAAAAGTACCTATTCGTCACGGACACCAGTAACGATGGGGCCCACGGAGATAGCATTGAGTTAAAGCGGAGAAAGTCAGTCTGGAGGTTTGCCTACAACGCTGAGACGGGGGAAATTTCCGGCGAAGGAAAATGTTGCTTCGCCGTCGCGAAGGGCGTACCCGACGGAGCTGTTTTTGCCGGTGAACATCTACTCGTGGGTGGTGGTGACGGTGTTTACGTAGCCAACCAACAGGGAGAATTACTTGGAAAAATCCCAACGGAAAAGACGGCCGTAAACGTAGCGCTTGCCGCTGAGGGAAAGCACTTGTTCGTTACTGCGGATGATGGGGTGTACCTCTTCCGGAACTGGATAAACCACCTGGAAACGGAGGACAGCAAAAATGAAACCGCATCAACGGGTGCCAGCAAACTCCAATTGGCGGATAGCTAA
- the rsmA gene encoding 16S rRNA (adenine(1518)-N(6)/adenine(1519)-N(6))-dimethyltransferase RsmA: MRAKKSYGQHFLTNEHYARQIAQSLILTDQYDHVLEVGPGQGMLTKHLLDRSDDFELTVSEADKDMIAYLAEHYPQLEQRVEPGDFLKLDVNKIFDGRPFGLIGNYPYNISSQILFKMLDNYELIPEMSGMFQKEVADRVVAGNGSKTYGVVGVLVQARYEGKVILNVGPGNFNPPPRVDSAVIRLVRRDEPLVPDELWGRFKHIVKCAFGTRRKMLRNSLKASFDAETLKEEFFQRRPEQVSLEEFAALALW, from the coding sequence ATGCGCGCCAAAAAATCCTACGGACAACACTTCCTTACGAACGAGCATTACGCTCGCCAGATCGCTCAGTCGCTCATCCTGACGGATCAGTATGACCACGTGCTGGAAGTCGGCCCCGGCCAGGGGATGCTGACCAAACACTTGCTCGACCGGTCTGATGATTTTGAGTTAACCGTCAGCGAGGCCGATAAGGATATGATCGCCTACCTCGCCGAGCACTATCCACAGTTGGAGCAGCGGGTCGAGCCGGGCGACTTCCTCAAGCTGGACGTAAACAAGATCTTCGATGGCCGCCCCTTCGGGTTGATCGGGAACTATCCCTACAACATCAGTAGTCAGATCCTTTTTAAGATGCTGGACAACTACGAACTCATTCCCGAGATGTCAGGTATGTTTCAAAAGGAGGTAGCCGATCGCGTCGTGGCGGGTAATGGTTCCAAAACCTACGGCGTCGTCGGGGTCCTGGTGCAAGCGCGGTACGAAGGGAAAGTAATCCTAAACGTGGGGCCAGGTAATTTCAATCCTCCACCCCGGGTGGATAGTGCCGTTATTCGTTTGGTGCGTAGGGACGAACCTCTCGTTCCGGATGAATTGTGGGGACGATTCAAGCACATCGTAAAGTGCGCCTTTGGTACCCGGCGGAAGATGCTGCGGAATAGTCTCAAAGCATCTTTTGATGCCGAGACCCTGAAGGAAGAGTTCTTTCAACGGCGTCCGGAACAGGTCTCGCTGGAAGAGTTTGCGGCCTTAGCCTTGTGGTAG
- a CDS encoding FKBP-type peptidyl-prolyl cis-trans isomerase — protein MVLNKSLPFRLFVLFLASLCCSSCQDKTSTAPAKDAATRSAIEERLVLELSPTDDRAGRQRNAIINRAIDQHYDVVAASEGYFYEVIEPGSTVGFAEGDYVEAHYQGRFLNGKVFDSSRSRNQKLAFRIGDLIPAWNLAIPKIKNGGTIRLLAPSDLAYGADGLVTPKGDTLVPAHAVLEFLIEEVESVEPPDGL, from the coding sequence ATGGTATTAAATAAGTCGCTCCCATTTCGCTTGTTCGTTCTCTTCCTTGCCAGCCTGTGCTGTTCGTCCTGTCAGGATAAAACTTCCACTGCTCCCGCAAAGGATGCGGCTACCCGATCCGCCATCGAAGAACGGCTGGTGCTCGAGCTAAGCCCAACGGATGACCGCGCGGGGCGGCAGCGCAACGCGATCATCAACCGGGCCATTGACCAGCACTATGACGTGGTCGCTGCGTCGGAAGGCTATTTCTACGAAGTCATTGAGCCTGGTTCAACCGTAGGTTTCGCCGAAGGTGATTACGTAGAAGCGCACTACCAAGGTCGGTTCCTCAATGGCAAAGTTTTTGATAGTAGCCGGAGCAGAAACCAGAAATTAGCCTTTCGCATTGGCGATTTGATTCCGGCCTGGAACCTCGCCATCCCCAAGATCAAAAACGGTGGCACCATCCGCCTCCTGGCCCCAAGTGACTTGGCCTATGGCGCCGATGGCTTGGTGACGCCCAAAGGTGACACCCTCGTTCCAGCCCACGCGGTACTGGAGTTCCTCATCGAAGAAGTAGAGTCCGTAGAGCCACCGGACGGCCTTTAA
- a CDS encoding toxin-antitoxin system YwqK family antitoxin, protein MPSPKSTTQMLRQLLFLLIATVFIFACNNYESHDELDEEGFRTVYQTDPETGEIEGTLKQYLPNGTLLKEENYVAGKLEGARQVYYEDGKLLANENYRNGAFDGAYINYYADGQPKQRGNYTEGEMAGKWLGYYKNGALREEVTFSENEEEGPFREWYDNGRPKASGTYVPGAKEDGILHLYTTSGELEKVMNCEVGLCRTSWTPDSTFSAPEAPDMTMPNWEE, encoded by the coding sequence ATGCCTTCACCCAAAAGTACCACCCAGATGTTGCGTCAACTTCTCTTTCTACTGATCGCCACCGTCTTTATTTTTGCCTGCAACAATTATGAATCCCACGATGAGCTGGATGAGGAAGGCTTCCGTACCGTATACCAAACTGATCCGGAAACCGGTGAGATAGAGGGAACTCTAAAGCAGTATCTACCCAACGGTACCCTACTCAAAGAGGAAAATTACGTAGCCGGGAAACTGGAGGGCGCCAGACAAGTGTATTACGAAGATGGCAAACTGCTGGCCAACGAAAACTACCGGAACGGGGCATTCGATGGCGCCTACATCAATTACTACGCAGACGGCCAACCCAAGCAGCGCGGTAACTACACCGAAGGAGAAATGGCCGGAAAATGGTTAGGCTACTACAAAAATGGAGCCCTCCGGGAAGAGGTGACCTTTTCCGAAAACGAAGAAGAAGGCCCCTTCCGCGAATGGTACGATAATGGCCGCCCGAAAGCCAGTGGTACCTACGTGCCCGGGGCCAAAGAGGATGGTATCCTCCACCTCTATACTACCAGTGGCGAATTGGAGAAGGTCATGAATTGCGAAGTTGGCCTCTGCCGGACAAGCTGGACGCCGGACAGCACCTTCTCCGCCCCCGAAGCACCGGACATGACCATGCCGAATTGGGAGGAGTAA
- a CDS encoding sulfatase-like hydrolase/transferase, whose protein sequence is MKLLFSFTCLLLLTTCSTTEPSSTTNIPERPNILFIFTDDQAYDAIGALGDGQVITPNLDRLVNSGTTFTHAYNMGAWQPAVCLASRAMINSGRSVWQAQRMTERWRAQDQEAMDQNWAPLMRAAGYQTYFTGKWHVDAPATDQFDRAANVRPGMPHDGYPFPVIDALRQRHNEVVPIDSLKKYWPAGYNRPLHPTDDSWSPTDTSYQGFYAGGRHWSEVVADDAEIFLGEVRNADAPFFMYLAFNAPHDPRQAPQAYQDLYNVEDITVPASFLPRYPHANLIGNGSGMRDEDLAPYPRTELAVKTHRKEYYASISHLDAQVGRILRALSASGVKDNTIIIFTADHGLAVGNHGFIGKQNLYDHSVRVPLIVVGPGIEAGRKIDTDVYLQDVMPTALSLAGVEQPDYVYFNSLLPLLQDDAPSPYPAIYGAYVDYARSIRKDGYKLIVYPKAKVQRLYNVAEDPRELRDLIALEPEKAAALLTDLRALQAELGDDLSLTW, encoded by the coding sequence ATGAAGTTGCTCTTTTCTTTCACTTGCCTGTTGCTGTTGACCACCTGTTCTACTACGGAGCCCAGTTCGACAACTAACATCCCCGAACGGCCGAACATCCTCTTCATCTTTACGGACGACCAGGCCTACGATGCCATCGGTGCGCTCGGTGATGGGCAAGTAATTACCCCGAACCTGGACCGATTGGTCAACTCAGGCACCACCTTCACCCACGCCTACAATATGGGCGCCTGGCAACCCGCCGTTTGCCTGGCCAGCCGCGCCATGATCAACTCCGGCCGGAGTGTTTGGCAGGCGCAACGCATGACCGAACGCTGGCGGGCGCAAGACCAGGAAGCGATGGATCAAAATTGGGCACCCCTCATGCGAGCGGCTGGCTACCAAACCTATTTCACGGGGAAATGGCACGTGGACGCGCCCGCTACGGACCAGTTCGACCGCGCCGCCAACGTCCGACCGGGCATGCCCCACGATGGGTACCCGTTCCCGGTAATTGATGCGCTGAGACAACGCCACAACGAAGTGGTACCGATCGACTCGCTTAAGAAATACTGGCCAGCCGGCTACAACCGCCCTCTCCATCCAACCGACGATAGTTGGAGCCCTACGGATACCAGCTACCAAGGCTTTTACGCCGGTGGGCGCCACTGGAGTGAGGTCGTAGCGGACGATGCGGAAATATTCCTGGGGGAGGTGCGGAATGCTGACGCCCCCTTCTTCATGTACCTCGCCTTTAACGCACCCCACGACCCCAGGCAGGCGCCCCAAGCTTACCAGGACCTGTATAACGTGGAGGACATCACGGTACCAGCTAGTTTCCTACCTCGCTATCCCCACGCCAACCTGATCGGAAACGGCAGCGGGATGCGCGACGAAGACCTGGCACCCTACCCCCGCACCGAATTAGCCGTCAAAACCCACCGTAAGGAATACTACGCCAGCATCAGCCATCTGGACGCACAGGTCGGGCGCATCCTTCGGGCACTCAGCGCTTCTGGTGTGAAGGATAACACCATCATCATCTTTACGGCGGATCACGGCCTGGCCGTAGGGAACCACGGCTTCATTGGCAAGCAGAATTTATACGATCACTCCGTGCGCGTCCCACTAATAGTCGTTGGCCCCGGCATTGAAGCGGGCCGCAAAATTGATACGGACGTTTACTTGCAGGACGTGATGCCCACCGCGTTGTCGCTGGCCGGAGTGGAGCAACCCGACTACGTATACTTTAATTCCCTCCTGCCGCTTTTGCAAGATGATGCGCCTTCCCCCTACCCCGCCATTTACGGGGCCTACGTGGATTACGCCCGGAGCATTCGGAAAGATGGATACAAACTCATCGTCTATCCGAAGGCTAAAGTGCAACGCTTGTACAACGTGGCGGAAGACCCCAGAGAATTGCGTGACCTCATCGCACTGGAACCCGAAAAAGCGGCGGCATTACTGACTGACCTACGGGCCCTGCAAGCGGAATTGGGAGACGATCTTTCCTTGACCTGGTAA
- a CDS encoding aminotransferase class I/II-fold pyridoxal phosphate-dependent enzyme encodes MKQPSTLSPRGAVAARTPLRADFDLFNEVMQNEYDAVKNPEGAIPLCIAENLLGWNSLREKLREIGSQKACPDWVASYTDTLGHPDLRAALASFLSQELGGDALDPECLAVSAGATAVIEMTSFLLASPDDYAVIPGPAYGGYTPDIQFKSDLQRYDLQLADSVDHPGVYNLTIKDLDRAYADLSEQFKLLILTHPNNPTGQVFTEDQIFAAVTWCEERRIHCVVNEIYALSLIDQDHPELSADYEDRQWFVSCLSQLEQRKSDYFHWWYSFSKDFGISGLRVGALYTKNEQLITAYRNYGAPSTTSNYTQWLLSELLPQTDWIRQWMQTERNLTPSYLIVIKALRELQIDYVPAVGSLFVWFDLSKFLTEDTDDAWVELWKDIYGKTGLLLTYPVGMGSDQRGWFRMVFTGVPPATLREAMRRFTYYCRAKQV; translated from the coding sequence ATGAAGCAGCCCTCTACCCTCAGCCCACGTGGCGCCGTTGCCGCCCGCACCCCCCTCCGCGCCGATTTCGACCTCTTCAACGAGGTCATGCAAAACGAGTATGACGCCGTGAAAAACCCGGAAGGGGCAATCCCTCTTTGTATCGCCGAGAACCTGCTGGGGTGGAACAGCCTCCGGGAGAAGCTACGAGAGATCGGTTCCCAAAAAGCTTGCCCAGACTGGGTCGCCAGCTACACCGATACCTTAGGCCATCCAGACTTGCGGGCCGCTCTGGCTAGCTTCCTCAGCCAGGAATTGGGCGGTGACGCCCTCGATCCCGAATGCCTGGCCGTTTCCGCCGGGGCTACGGCCGTAATTGAAATGACCTCTTTTCTCCTGGCTAGCCCGGACGACTACGCCGTGATACCGGGCCCCGCCTACGGAGGCTACACGCCGGACATTCAGTTCAAATCCGATCTGCAACGCTACGATCTGCAGCTTGCTGACTCGGTAGACCACCCCGGCGTTTATAATCTTACCATAAAGGATCTCGACCGCGCCTACGCCGACTTGAGTGAGCAATTCAAGCTGCTCATTCTCACCCACCCCAATAATCCGACCGGGCAGGTATTTACGGAGGACCAGATCTTTGCGGCCGTCACCTGGTGTGAAGAGCGTCGCATCCATTGCGTAGTTAATGAAATTTACGCCCTTTCTCTCATTGATCAGGACCACCCGGAATTATCCGCCGACTACGAAGACCGCCAGTGGTTCGTGTCCTGCCTTTCTCAGTTGGAGCAACGTAAATCAGATTACTTCCACTGGTGGTATTCCTTCAGTAAGGACTTCGGTATTTCCGGCTTGCGGGTTGGTGCGCTCTACACCAAGAACGAACAATTGATCACCGCCTACCGCAACTACGGAGCTCCCAGTACTACCTCCAACTACACCCAGTGGTTGTTATCGGAACTGCTACCACAGACGGACTGGATTCGTCAGTGGATGCAAACCGAACGTAATCTCACACCTAGTTACCTGATCGTTATTAAAGCCCTGCGCGAGCTGCAAATCGATTACGTGCCCGCCGTCGGAAGTCTCTTCGTCTGGTTCGATCTGTCCAAATTCTTAACGGAGGATACCGACGACGCCTGGGTCGAATTGTGGAAAGACATTTACGGGAAAACGGGCCTTTTGCTCACCTACCCGGTCGGAATGGGAAGCGATCAGCGTGGCTGGTTTCGCATGGTATTTACGGGCGTCCCCCCCGCCACTTTGCGGGAAGCTATGCGCCGCTTCACCTATTACTGCCGGGCTAAACAGGTCTAG
- a CDS encoding alpha/beta hydrolase, with protein MRIFFRALPYFLALFLCTCASAQPAVRKNYETRTDIAYQPTLQDDYVQERCKLDLYYPTDSTGFATIVYFHGGGLEFGGKHFLEAWKNQGVAVASANYRLHPKVKNPTYTEDAAAAVAWVMQHIDEFGGDPKRIYVSGHSAGGYLTSMIGMDTTYLAAHGVHPDSLAGLIPFSGHTITHFTPRKERGLAWNNVVVDKYAPIHHLRISDLPIALITGDRELELFGRYEENAYFWRMLVASGHKKATLYELDGFGHSPMLRPAAILALDLIRQWEKQD; from the coding sequence ATGCGTATCTTCTTCCGAGCCTTGCCCTACTTTCTTGCCCTTTTCCTCTGCACCTGCGCCAGCGCCCAACCGGCCGTGCGGAAGAACTACGAGACGCGCACTGACATTGCCTACCAGCCGACGCTGCAAGACGACTATGTGCAGGAGCGGTGCAAACTCGACCTTTATTACCCTACGGATAGTACCGGTTTTGCGACCATCGTGTACTTCCACGGTGGCGGGTTAGAATTTGGGGGGAAGCACTTTCTTGAGGCTTGGAAAAATCAGGGCGTTGCCGTGGCTTCCGCGAATTACCGCCTGCACCCCAAGGTGAAAAACCCAACCTACACCGAGGACGCCGCCGCCGCGGTTGCCTGGGTGATGCAGCACATCGATGAATTTGGCGGTGACCCGAAAAGGATCTACGTGAGCGGCCACAGCGCCGGCGGCTACCTGACTTCGATGATCGGGATGGACACAACCTACCTCGCCGCCCACGGCGTACACCCGGACAGCCTGGCCGGATTGATCCCCTTCAGTGGCCACACCATCACTCACTTTACGCCCCGCAAAGAGCGCGGGCTTGCCTGGAATAATGTAGTCGTAGACAAATACGCACCGATCCATCACCTACGGATCAGTGACCTGCCCATTGCCCTCATCACGGGAGACCGCGAACTGGAATTATTCGGCCGCTACGAAGAAAATGCCTACTTCTGGCGCATGCTTGTAGCCAGCGGGCACAAAAAGGCTACGCTCTACGAACTAGATGGTTTTGGCCACAGCCCAATGCTCCGGCCCGCCGCTATTCTGGCGCTGGACCTCATCAGACAGTGGGAAAAGCAGGATTAG
- a CDS encoding T9SS type A sorting domain-containing protein: MKQCLLFLLLLVSAVSLSAQEELTANYFPVVGDTLRTTTADSAWAAGLDLQLEGGMDLSWDFSDPVPLVQGLAPVTAPDDDLFPAADLVITQNLFNRNYYRTTANALELVGTSTRVALLPDFGLDTPVSPAIAERRTGVSTGDAFDVGFDVVTTLSPDSIPAEALALLPEGALAFVDSIRLTVATTRTDVYDADGVVLLDETSYPVLREKRLQSAFISVEVRLPFVGYTDIAAFLGDDAEGLGAFLGQQDTVVTYLWWNNDSKEPIAEAQTSNEGDLISFQYKQALESTSTSGPFANQAEIMLYPNPVTDYFSYKVEGVPAGRYYLSVVNILGREMLRREFTAIGDQTKLTVDVAQFPAGTYVASLRNDRGLIISSRKMLVR, translated from the coding sequence ATGAAACAATGTTTACTATTCCTACTGCTGTTGGTAAGTGCAGTCAGCCTTTCCGCACAGGAAGAACTCACTGCCAACTACTTTCCCGTAGTCGGTGATACGCTGCGGACCACCACGGCCGATAGCGCCTGGGCGGCAGGGCTGGATCTGCAACTGGAAGGAGGGATGGACCTGAGCTGGGATTTCAGTGACCCGGTACCCCTCGTGCAGGGTCTCGCACCGGTAACGGCTCCCGATGATGACCTTTTCCCGGCGGCAGACCTCGTCATCACCCAAAACCTTTTCAACCGAAACTATTACCGCACCACTGCCAACGCGCTCGAATTGGTTGGCACCTCGACCCGGGTCGCTTTGCTACCTGATTTTGGTCTCGATACCCCGGTGTCCCCTGCCATCGCGGAACGGCGTACCGGCGTCAGCACCGGAGACGCTTTTGACGTTGGGTTCGACGTAGTGACAACGCTCTCCCCCGATAGCATCCCCGCCGAAGCACTCGCCTTACTACCCGAAGGCGCCCTCGCCTTCGTCGATTCCATTCGGCTTACGGTAGCGACTACCCGTACGGATGTGTACGATGCGGATGGCGTGGTATTGTTGGACGAGACTTCCTATCCCGTCCTCCGTGAAAAACGGTTGCAGTCGGCATTCATCTCCGTGGAAGTACGGTTACCTTTCGTTGGCTACACGGACATTGCTGCCTTCCTGGGAGACGACGCTGAAGGCCTCGGCGCTTTCCTCGGCCAGCAGGATACCGTTGTGACTTACCTCTGGTGGAACAACGACAGTAAGGAACCCATCGCGGAAGCGCAGACCTCCAATGAGGGTGATTTGATTTCCTTTCAGTACAAACAAGCCCTGGAATCCACTTCCACCTCCGGCCCCTTCGCTAACCAGGCGGAAATCATGCTTTACCCTAATCCGGTCACCGACTACTTTTCTTACAAGGTTGAAGGCGTGCCTGCAGGCCGTTACTACCTCAGCGTGGTGAACATCCTCGGGCGGGAGATGCTGCGCCGGGAGTTTACCGCCATTGGTGACCAGACAAAGCTTACCGTGGACGTCGCCCAGTTTCCAGCGGGCACCTACGTAGCCAGCCTACGGAATGACCGGGGGCTCATCATCTCCTCCCGCAAAATGCTGGTCCGGTAG